The following proteins are encoded in a genomic region of Diabrotica virgifera virgifera chromosome 1, PGI_DIABVI_V3a:
- the LOC114331355 gene encoding transcription initiation factor TFIID subunit 12, producing MSVPNLTNSLMQQQNIVINQVPITHTIMTNVNNGVPIVNAISHTNSNDHKEDIKTGIPIVDSMGGTNLVGVQNIQVQNMPVQNAQPPQKVIQQNSTSSSEPLQVLTKQRLQDLVRETDQTLNLEEEVEEIILGYVDEFVDRCLNGAALIAKNRHNTTIEVKDVQQFLNRNYNMWTPGFGTDELRPYKRSLTTEAHKQRIALIRKTLKKY from the exons ATGTCTGTACCCAATTTAACGAATAGCTTGATGCAGCAACAAAATATAGTGATAAATCAAGTTCCGATAACacatacaataatgacaaatgtTAATAATGGGGTTCCTATAGTCAATGCTATATCTCATACAAATTCCAATGACCACAAAGAAGATATCAAGACTGGAATACCTATTGTAGATTCAATGGGAG gTACAAATTTAGTAGGTGTACAGAATATACAAGTCCAAAACATGCCAGTCCAAAATGCACAGCCTCCACAAAAAGTCATCCAACAAAACAGTACATCGTCAAGTGAACCTCTGCAGGTATTAACAAAACAACGTCTTCAGGATCTTGTTAGAGAAACAGATCAAACACTGAATcttgaagaagaagtagaagaaatTATTTTAGGATATGTTGATGAATTTGTTGATAGATGCCTTAATGGTGCAGCTCTGATTGCCAAAAATCGCCACAACACCACAATTGAGGTTAAAGATGTGCAGCAATTTTTGAACAGAAATTACAATATGTGGACACCTGGTTTTGGTACAGACGAATTGAGGCCTTATAAGAGAAGTCTAACCACTGAAGCACATAAACAGAGAATAGCGCTCATaagaaaaactttaaaaaagtattAA